One window from the genome of Nicotiana sylvestris chromosome 9, ASM39365v2, whole genome shotgun sequence encodes:
- the LOC104225654 gene encoding uncharacterized protein: MLQHFCLGQFSAMFLLLLCSIFAVLSTAESSIYEVLESHGLPRGLLPKGVKNFTLDNSGKFVVHLDQACNAKFENEFHYDRNVSGTISYGQIHALSGIEAQDLFLWFPVKDIRVDIPSSGLIYFNVGVVSKQFSLSSFETPRDCTVVQLMDLQDDMHIADAVSKSQSEELRYKFDQGNIGRKAIL, encoded by the exons ATGCTGCAACATTTTTGTCTTGGTCAATTTTCTGCGATGTTTCTTCTTCTGTTATGTTCAATTTTTGCAGTATTATCAACTGCAGAATCATCAATATACGAAGTTCTTGAATCCCATGGATTGCCAAGGGGTTTACTTCCAAAGGGTGTGAAGAATTTCACATTAGACAATTCGGGGAAATTTGTGGTCCATTTGGATCAAGCTTGCAATGCCAAATTCGAGAATGAATTTCACTATGATAGGAATGTATCGGGTACAATAAGTTATGGACAGATCCATGCACTTTCAGGAATTGAGGCTCAAGATTTGTTTCTATGGTTTCCAGTGAAGGATATTCGGGTTGATATACCCAGTTCTGGATTGATTTACTTCAACGTTGGCGTTGTATCTAAGCAATTCTCTTTGTCTTCATTTGAGACTCCTAGGGATTGTACTGTTGTTCAACTCATGGATCTTCAGGATGACATGCACATAGCTGACGCTGTTTCTAAG AGTCAATCAGAGGAGCTTCGATACAAGTTTGATCAGGGCAATATCGGGAGGAAGGCTATATTGTAG